A stretch of Gemmatimonadaceae bacterium DNA encodes these proteins:
- a CDS encoding PAS domain S-box protein: MRPTLTTKIGLLLLLPFLGSLAGTLVFASYLQRARTTDHVVNVAGRQRLLAAELRDWAHIVALGQEEDRAGLRSRVAEFEHSLVALQRGGQVLDGVVDAAPPDLTPELAAVASLWHQLRPDLLTIAEASRQEARFVAAYQRVENRLPQLRDLAHRYLTAFVARHQRERREMLWTLGFIAVGNLAVLLAGLFITRRYIVRPIIGLETAARRMQAGDFAHRLDASARDELGTLARTFNAMVEQVEQLLAALDLRRKHAETIVASVSSWLLVLRQDLTVLQVNRSFREAFGPDEGAVGQPVTALLPAPGLLEAALEVLASGKPQRGLQLEMPWQGGTRSLRVTITGTRLEEEEEEAEAEVLLVAVEDLTTEERLTARARLLAAALESVGDPVTITNPAGAIQFVNAAFSRQNGYDVAEVLGKNPRILKSGQTDAAVYPALWQALTAGRTFSDTVVNRRKDGSTYEAVLTITPVCDASGTVTQYVSTHHDITERKRAERQSEGERSVLELLAKGEALPVLLTRLALSYEAMYPGILCSVLLLDAEGRHLTHSAAPSLPAAYCQAIDGMEIGPLVGSCGTAAYTGQTTMVADIASDPLWRDYKALALAHGLLACWSVPILSTKGRVLGTFALYHRTPRAAQPEELAAVERGARLASLAIERQQTEEQLARNAELLRCTGELAMVGGWELDLLTMKLTWSEEVYRIHEVDPAIAPVVEQVIEFYAPEARPVIQAAVQAGIASGTPWDLELPLITAKGRHIWVHAQGRAVMRDSKVVRLTGAFQNITGRKQAEEALRFSEAELRGLIERAVFGIYRSTPDGCLLMVNQALVEMLGYDSAEEVLAVSTVATLYQHPEERSRLLERYAAHDAFTGVEAGWKRKDDTPITVRLSGKPVRGPGGEPVTFEVFVEDVTERVVLENRLRQSQKMQAVGDLAGGLAHDFNNLLTAILGSSELMASELPAGSPVGENLDTIRRAALRAAELTRKLLGFSRRQHLELQPVDLGAVVTDFGRMMRRVIREDIHVRVIVDEARLGALADSGAVEQILMNLMTNARDATPPGGALLVKARRAVLDEAYCEGRGWGRAGAYIAIEVSDTGAGMDEETRHRIFEPFFTTKPMGKGTGLGMAMVYGLVKQHGGFVDVSSALGRGTTVCVFLPAVAEEGSERPAVAAPPLGRGGRNDSPRRRRGGGATPGAARARGMGVHGAGGGERCGGARDVRGASGSHCVGDFRCRDAGHGRARAVSDLAAGGAPGPIPVHQRVHERVHGARGRRDRDDPTRRPLPLEAVARGGFPWESADGAGRVGMTRAARCPPNGNHGGRCLPPALFCGRGRVG, translated from the coding sequence GTGAGGCCGACCCTCACGACGAAGATTGGTCTGCTGCTGCTGTTGCCGTTCCTCGGGTCGCTTGCCGGCACGCTCGTCTTTGCCTCGTACCTGCAGCGGGCACGCACCACTGACCACGTCGTCAACGTGGCGGGTCGGCAGCGGCTGCTCGCGGCGGAGCTCCGCGACTGGGCGCACATTGTCGCGCTGGGTCAGGAGGAAGACCGCGCCGGCCTCCGATCTCGCGTGGCGGAGTTCGAGCACAGTCTCGTAGCGCTGCAACGGGGTGGGCAGGTTTTGGACGGCGTCGTGGACGCGGCACCACCGGACCTCACGCCCGAGTTGGCCGCCGTGGCCTCCCTGTGGCACCAGCTTCGACCAGACCTCCTGACCATCGCCGAGGCGTCGCGCCAAGAGGCGCGATTCGTGGCGGCGTACCAGCGCGTCGAGAACCGCCTGCCCCAGCTCAGGGACCTCGCGCACCGGTACCTCACCGCCTTCGTGGCGCGGCACCAGCGCGAGCGGCGCGAGATGCTCTGGACGCTCGGGTTCATCGCCGTTGGTAATTTGGCGGTGCTGCTCGCCGGTCTCTTCATCACCCGGCGCTACATCGTCCGGCCGATCATCGGGCTCGAGACCGCGGCTCGGCGCATGCAGGCCGGGGACTTCGCGCACCGGCTGGACGCGTCCGCGCGCGACGAGCTCGGCACACTGGCCCGTACCTTCAACGCGATGGTCGAGCAGGTCGAACAGCTCCTCGCGGCACTCGACCTTCGCCGGAAGCACGCGGAGACCATTGTCGCCAGCGTGTCGAGTTGGCTGCTCGTTCTGCGCCAGGACCTGACCGTGCTGCAGGTCAACCGATCCTTCCGCGAGGCCTTCGGACCGGACGAGGGCGCAGTGGGCCAACCCGTGACGGCATTGCTCCCGGCCCCTGGGCTCCTTGAAGCCGCGCTCGAGGTGCTCGCCTCCGGCAAGCCCCAGCGCGGCCTCCAGCTCGAGATGCCCTGGCAGGGGGGCACGCGGTCGCTGCGCGTCACGATTACCGGAACACGCCTTGAGGAGGAGGAAGAGGAGGCGGAAGCGGAGGTCCTCCTCGTCGCCGTCGAGGATCTGACGACCGAGGAGCGGCTGACCGCGCGCGCGCGCCTGCTCGCCGCCGCGCTTGAGAGCGTCGGCGACCCGGTGACGATCACCAACCCGGCCGGGGCGATCCAGTTCGTCAACGCGGCCTTCAGCCGCCAGAACGGCTATGACGTTGCCGAGGTGCTGGGAAAGAACCCGAGGATCCTGAAATCCGGCCAGACCGACGCGGCGGTCTACCCGGCCCTGTGGCAAGCCCTCACGGCGGGCCGCACCTTTTCCGACACGGTGGTCAACCGACGCAAGGACGGGAGCACCTACGAAGCCGTTCTCACGATCACCCCGGTGTGCGACGCCTCCGGCACCGTCACGCAGTACGTGTCCACGCACCACGACATCACGGAGCGCAAGCGGGCGGAGAGGCAGAGCGAAGGCGAGCGGAGCGTGCTGGAACTGCTGGCCAAGGGCGAGGCGTTGCCCGTGTTGCTGACTCGCTTGGCGCTCAGTTATGAAGCGATGTATCCGGGGATATTGTGCTCGGTGTTGTTGCTGGATGCGGAGGGGAGGCATCTCACGCACAGTGCGGCCCCCAGCCTGCCGGCTGCGTATTGCCAAGCGATTGACGGGATGGAGATCGGCCCCTTGGTTGGCTCGTGCGGCACGGCTGCCTACACGGGGCAAACAACGATGGTCGCGGACATCGCCAGCGATCCGCTCTGGCGGGACTACAAGGCCCTTGCGCTGGCGCACGGGCTATTGGCGTGCTGGTCGGTGCCGATTCTTTCCACCAAAGGCCGGGTGCTGGGCACATTCGCGCTCTATCATCGCACGCCGCGCGCCGCGCAGCCGGAAGAACTGGCGGCGGTTGAACGGGGGGCGCGTCTGGCCAGTCTGGCGATTGAGCGCCAGCAGACGGAGGAACAGCTTGCGCGCAACGCCGAGCTGCTGCGCTGCACGGGGGAACTCGCCATGGTCGGCGGATGGGAGCTTGACCTGCTGACCATGAAACTCACCTGGTCGGAAGAGGTCTACCGCATCCACGAAGTCGATCCTGCGATTGCGCCGGTGGTCGAGCAGGTGATCGAGTTTTACGCACCCGAGGCTCGGCCTGTCATTCAGGCCGCGGTGCAGGCCGGGATCGCTAGCGGGACGCCTTGGGACCTCGAATTACCGCTCATCACCGCCAAGGGCAGGCACATTTGGGTGCACGCCCAAGGCAGGGCCGTGATGCGGGACAGTAAGGTCGTGCGGCTGACCGGCGCCTTCCAGAACATCACCGGGCGCAAGCAGGCGGAGGAGGCGCTGCGGTTCTCCGAAGCCGAGCTGCGCGGCCTTATCGAGCGCGCGGTGTTCGGCATCTACCGCAGCACGCCGGATGGTTGTCTGCTCATGGTCAACCAGGCGCTCGTCGAGATGCTGGGCTACGACTCGGCGGAGGAGGTCCTCGCCGTAAGCACGGTGGCCACCCTGTACCAGCATCCCGAAGAGCGAAGCCGGTTGCTGGAACGCTACGCAGCGCACGATGCCTTCACCGGCGTGGAGGCTGGCTGGAAACGGAAGGACGACACACCGATCACGGTGCGCCTGTCGGGCAAGCCGGTCCGTGGCCCGGGCGGGGAACCGGTGACGTTTGAGGTCTTCGTCGAAGACGTCACGGAGCGTGTCGTGCTCGAGAACCGTCTGCGGCAATCGCAGAAGATGCAGGCGGTAGGCGATCTGGCGGGCGGGCTGGCCCACGACTTCAACAACCTATTGACCGCGATCCTGGGCAGCAGTGAACTCATGGCCAGTGAGCTGCCGGCCGGTTCACCCGTCGGGGAGAATCTCGATACGATCCGACGTGCTGCGCTGAGGGCCGCGGAGCTGACGCGCAAGCTGCTGGGGTTCAGCCGCCGCCAGCACTTGGAACTGCAGCCGGTCGATCTTGGCGCCGTGGTCACGGACTTCGGTCGGATGATGCGACGCGTGATCCGCGAGGATATCCACGTGAGGGTGATCGTCGACGAGGCCCGGCTCGGGGCGCTGGCCGATTCTGGCGCGGTCGAGCAGATACTCATGAACTTGATGACCAACGCCCGCGACGCCACTCCGCCGGGCGGGGCATTGCTGGTCAAGGCGCGTCGAGCCGTGCTCGACGAGGCGTATTGCGAGGGACGGGGTTGGGGCAGGGCCGGTGCGTACATCGCGATCGAGGTCAGCGATACAGGCGCTGGCATGGACGAGGAGACTAGGCATCGGATCTTTGAACCGTTCTTCACCACGAAGCCCATGGGCAAGGGCACCGGGCTCGGTATGGCGATGGTGTACGGGCTCGTCAAGCAGCACGGCGGCTTCGTGGATGTCTCCAGCGCACTTGGACGCGGCACCACGGTCTGCGTGTTCCTCCCGGCAGTGGCCGAGGAGGGCTCCGAACGCCCGGCGGTGGCAGCGCCGCCGCTGGGACGGGGTGGAAGAAACGATTCTCCTCGTCGAAGACGAGGAGGCGGTGCGACGCCTGGCGCAGCGCGTGCTCGAGGAATGGGGGTACACGGTGCTGGCGGCGGTGAACGGTGCGGAGGCGCTCGAGACGTTCGAGGCGCATCGGGGAGCCATTGCGTTGGTGATTTCCGATGTCGTGATGCCGGTCATGGGAGGGCCAGAGCTGTTTCGGACCTTGCGGCAGGCGGGGCACCGGGTCCGATTCCTGTTCACCAGCGGGTACATGAGCGGGTACATGGAGCGCGAGGTCGAAGAGACCGCGACGATCCCACCCGGCGTCCCCTACCTCTCGAAGCCGTGGCACGTGGTGGATTTCCTTGGGAGAGTGCGGACGGTGCTGGACGCGTCGGTATGACCCGAGCTGCGCGGTGCCCGCCGAACGGGAACCACGGTGGGCGGTGTCTACCGCCGGCGTTGTTCTGCGGCCGCGGTCGCGTGGGATAA
- a CDS encoding thiamine pyrophosphate-binding protein: MSSDKKYTTAEILVDRLLDWGVDTIFGLPGDGINGIMEALRVRQDRVRFIHVRHEEAAAFMACAYAKYTGRLGVCLATSGPGAIHLLNGLYDAKLDGAPVLAITGQTYHDLLGMHYQQEVDLLALFKDVACFISR, translated from the coding sequence ATGAGCTCCGACAAGAAGTACACGACCGCCGAGATCCTCGTGGATCGCCTGCTCGACTGGGGCGTGGACACGATCTTCGGCCTTCCTGGGGACGGCATCAACGGGATCATGGAGGCGCTGCGCGTCCGGCAAGACCGTGTTCGCTTCATCCATGTGCGCCACGAAGAGGCGGCGGCGTTCATGGCCTGCGCCTACGCCAAGTACACGGGCCGGCTCGGCGTCTGCCTCGCCACCTCGGGGCCGGGAGCGATCCATCTCCTCAACGGGCTCTACGACGCGAAACTCGACGGCGCGCCGGTGCTGGCCATCACGGGCCAGACCTACCACGACCTGCTCGGCATGCACTACCAGCAGGAGGTGGATCTCCTCGCGCTCTTCAAAGATGTGGCCTGCTTCATCAGCAGGTGA
- a CDS encoding MauE/DoxX family redox-associated membrane protein: protein MSLLTLLARFVLAVVFGAAGLAKLADRTKTRTSLAAFGVPRALVGAASLALPVAELAIVVLLLGAPTAWWGGAAALGLLIAFTVVIAANLARGRKPPCHCFGQLHSRPVGSETLLRNAALAGCAALVVWPGPGRPQPEILRSLSDATALAPAAVVIIACAAALCIGQSVLIWQLFRQHGRLLLRMDRIERSSEAAHQAQQVESLAALEPLLQGLPVGTTAPPFELATPSRGTLSLGALLQERRPVMLIFSDPDCGACTALLPEVQRWQVGYADKIRIAVVSRGSDHAVRMMAKRHDLTDVLLQTDREVAQSYNVQAIPSAVLIRVDGQIGSSLMLGRDAIEQLLQLDTVSLDASASASYSATSV, encoded by the coding sequence ATGAGCCTCCTCACGCTTCTCGCTCGCTTCGTGCTCGCCGTGGTGTTTGGCGCAGCCGGTCTCGCGAAGCTCGCGGACCGCACGAAGACGCGCACCTCGCTCGCCGCGTTCGGAGTCCCACGGGCGCTCGTCGGCGCCGCGAGTCTGGCGTTGCCGGTGGCGGAACTCGCGATCGTCGTCCTGCTATTGGGCGCGCCGACCGCATGGTGGGGAGGCGCCGCTGCGCTCGGGCTGCTCATCGCTTTCACGGTCGTCATCGCGGCGAACCTCGCGCGCGGACGCAAGCCCCCGTGCCACTGCTTCGGCCAGCTTCATTCCCGGCCTGTCGGCTCGGAGACGCTCCTGCGCAACGCCGCTCTCGCCGGCTGTGCGGCGCTGGTCGTCTGGCCCGGACCGGGCCGACCGCAACCGGAAATCCTGCGCTCATTGTCCGACGCAACGGCGTTGGCGCCAGCCGCCGTCGTCATCATCGCATGTGCAGCCGCGCTGTGCATCGGACAGTCCGTGCTGATCTGGCAGCTCTTTCGCCAGCACGGGCGCCTGCTCCTGCGTATGGATCGCATCGAACGGAGTAGCGAGGCTGCGCACCAAGCGCAGCAGGTGGAGTCGCTCGCCGCGCTCGAGCCACTCCTTCAGGGGCTCCCGGTCGGCACGACGGCTCCGCCGTTCGAGCTCGCGACTCCCTCACGCGGCACGCTGTCGCTCGGCGCGCTGCTCCAGGAACGTCGTCCGGTCATGCTGATCTTCTCCGATCCGGATTGCGGTGCCTGCACCGCGCTGCTGCCTGAAGTCCAGCGGTGGCAAGTCGGCTACGCAGACAAGATCAGGATCGCCGTGGTGAGCCGTGGTAGCGATCATGCGGTTCGCATGATGGCCAAGCGCCACGACCTGACGGACGTGCTCCTCCAGACGGATCGCGAGGTGGCCCAGTCGTACAACGTGCAGGCCATCCCTTCGGCCGTGCTCATTCGGGTTGACGGACAGATCGGCAGTTCGCTGATGCTGGGTCGCGACGCGATTGAGCAGCTCCTGCAGCTCGACACGGTTTCTCTCGATGCCAGCGCAAGTGCGTCATACTCGGCAACCTCAGTCTGA